The Thermodesulfobacterium sp. TA1 sequence TCAAGGGGCTGGGATAGGTAAAGAGGTTAGTAATGCTACTAAAGAGCTTAAAGGAGAAGAAAGCAAAAAAGGATTTGGAAAGACGGTTAGAGAAAGGGCACGGGAAAAATCAAGAATTAGAGAACATAAAGAACTAAAAAAACAAGAAAAAATCAGACAACACCAAAAAAAGTTGTCCCTAATAACGCCACTTCTCAATAAGCCATTTCTTTGGTATATTTAGAATAAATAAACTTTTTAAGTAGCAGGCAGGTATTCCTTCCTGCTACCAGTTTTTGTTTTAGGGAGACCTTATAAGTGCAGGAAGAATATGTATTTCGTGTTATTGGATATGTAAAAACCGAGGCTAAGGAAGTTCCTCGACATTGGTCTATTTCTGAGGTAGAAGGTTATTTAGAAATAAACCCGGAATATCAGTTAGGGCTAAGAGATTTTAAAAAGGGAGATAAAATCGTGGTGCTTTTTGTGTTTCATCAATCCCCTCCTTTTACTTCAGACAAACTTTTACAAAAACCTCCTCATAGAAAGGAATTGCGAGGGGTTTTTAGCACTTGTTCTCCTATCAGGCCCAACCCTATAGGTCTTTCGGTAGTTGAGGTTTTAGAAGTTTCAGACAACAAGGTCAAGGTAAAAGGGCTGGATATGTTTGATGGAAGCCCTATTCTCGATTTAAAACCTTTTAAAGCCTATCAAAAAAATTCTACCTAAAAATTTAAAAAGGAGTTTTCTATGAAGCATTCAGAACAAGAATGTATTTTTTATCCTTTTATTATAAGGCTTGAAATGCCTAACCTATTGGGTAGGTTTGGAGAGGTTGTAGGTTTTATCAATAGATTGGGTGGAGAGATAGGAAGTGTAAAATTAATCAAAGTTTCTAAGAATAAGGTTGTAAGAGAAATTGAGGTAATATGTGTAGATGAAAGAGAGAGAAAAAAGATTATAAAGGGGTTAAAAGGTTTAAAAGAGGTAAAACTGCTAAAGGTTGTAGATAAGATCTTTGAGT is a genomic window containing:
- the tsaA gene encoding tRNA (N6-threonylcarbamoyladenosine(37)-N6)-methyltransferase TrmO: MQEEYVFRVIGYVKTEAKEVPRHWSISEVEGYLEINPEYQLGLRDFKKGDKIVVLFVFHQSPPFTSDKLLQKPPHRKELRGVFSTCSPIRPNPIGLSVVEVLEVSDNKVKVKGLDMFDGSPILDLKPFKAYQKNST